The DNA window GGAAAACTGCATGACTTCCTTCGGGATTTCAGCGTGAAGGCTCTCGTACATTGGTGATGTGAATATTGGTGCTGATGTCGGATCCCACTGGAGTGGCGCATCTGGAGGATGATGGGGATCCTCCTGGGTAACGGGACAAGTTCCAGCAGCCAAGCCGTAGTAACGCCAAATACCACCAACATGGTACTGTTGTTCGAAAATGGTGATATCACAGATGCCCTGTGCTATGAGGTATTTCGCAGCAGCAATTCCTGTTGGACCTACACCGATAATGGCGACTTTGTTGACgtcaaaagacaaagactgaGTCAGAGAGCCCATACTGTAATATACCTGTGTTGGGGGTTAGAACAACGGGCGGGTAAAGTTACTTTCAGTCTCAGACACGATAAGTTTGTCTACTGGTAAGAGAAACTTGATGAAAAAGTAAACAGGCCCCTCCACATCTAATTCGTTATAAAAGTTTGTAATTGGTAAAAGAGAGTTGATTGCTCTCCCTTCCCGTCAAGCGAAGACCGGAACTACTTTTAGTAGTTTCATCTCGAATCTTTTTAAAGGCTTCTGTTTAGATACCTGGTaggtactacctacctaggtacctaagtAGTAGTTGTCTCTTAGTTGGGTAACTTACCTATAGTTACCTATATCAAGGAATCTTGAAGAAATTCAATTGGAAGGAAATCCCGCCAGTATAGGGCAACCGGAGCCGCATTCAAATACCTGGACCTCAATGATTCGACGatacctaggttagtaggtactaaatGATAAGCTGATAGTAGAGTTTAGTACTACAGTGCTTGTCTCACCGCCTTCTTCTTTAGGCTAGATCTGCACTAAATACCTACAGCCAACACAGCTAGGAGCTTTCCCTGCCCGGAAGCTTGCATGCATGTCATTTCAACATTTGCTTCTTACAAGAAAGGTACGCAATCCAGGCCAGCAACTCAATCACGACCAAAAGTATCCCGACTGTACGCCTACGCGATGCGATAATTCCCAAAGCCTCACAAGATTACGAAGGTTTGGGATCGCACATGTACAAATAAATCAGCCTAGATCTTCTAGGTTTCCAACTCATCGCGAATCCCCGCCGACGCGACTGATCTTGCGACAACACCACCATGAACGACTCTCAACCCCCGACTTCCCTACTCGACAAGGGCGAGTCTATCCCTATTTCTGGACTCAGCCCGGACGCCCCCAATCAAGAGAACCGAGTTGTACATGGGACGATAACCATCGTATGGCCTTTTAGTATCATAACCAAATCTATCGCATTCCTCCTGGCCGAGCATGACGTCCGGCTCCGGCGCGAAAATGGACAAGTGCGCGTAAGATTCCATGGTGCAGCCGCAAAAGCCATCTCAGATGCATCGCTAGGCGCAGGAGATGAGATTCGTGTGAGCCTAAAAGGCGCTCAGTGGGAGAATAATgagacacagacacaggtTGCAGGAAGCACTCTAGCATGGCAGCTGGAATTCACGAATCGCCTGGTCATTGGTATTCGTCAACTAAATATGGAACAAGAAACGCTGCTCAATATCGACGCCCCGGCTGCGGAACCAGAAACTGCCACGGATGGTCAGGCAGAGCGTACCGACCCAATCGACACAATACCCGAAGAACCTGCCACACCAGACCCGCCATGTCCGGAGCCCATATTGCCTGCGAAACGTAGCGCTACATCGAACCTTGATCCCTTCGAGTATACTTCTCCCGCTTTTCTCAAACGAGCACGTGTATCCTATGGTTCCCTGTTTGAAGGAGGCTTGGACATTTTCGACGAGGACATTAGCCAGGCGACTAGGTCGAAGAAGCGCTCCCGATTCAGTATGCCTGGTAATACTTGGAGATATACCAGTCAATCTCCCAGTCCCGAGCCTGATGTCcccgaggaagaagaggaagaagagccaCAAGTGAATGGAAATCCGCAGCCAAATGGCGACATTGACGACACTCATTTGGACACGCCATCCAGACCAGCAATGGTTGATCAAGGCTCCCAAACCGCAGATGTTGACTTTACGCCCATGGCCAGTGTCCAGGTGTTGGCCGAATCAAGACCAACCTTTGGCTTTACACAGATGACTCCAACGCCGTTTGCTCGAACAAAACCATTTGGTGCAGATAACCCCGTCATAGATGAGGCCCTGAATTTTGGAGGCGACTCAACGACGTCGCATAGCATGCCTCCTGTATCACAACAAAACTCGCTCAGCCAACAACCAAACACCATGGACACAAACATGGCTTTTAGTTTCACGCCACAGACCGTGCTCTTCCCTCAAGCTCCAGCATTTTTCTCTGGGCAGGATGATGTTCCAGACTCGCCCAGTCGCGTTACGGGAGTGGAAGACTACCCGGCCGCACTCTTGGATACTGATCCAACCTCCTCTAATCCTGTAGACGCCCTGATGGGGTTTGCTGCTCATGGGTCGCAACCCGTCGCAACTCACCAAAATCCTTTCTCTACGGAACCAGCCCTAGACCCGGCTTTCGTTACTGCTGCGCCCTCTCAGAACCCTTGGGCTGATGAAGAACTACCTGGATCGCATTCTGCGAACGCTAGCAGCGACGCTGAGAATCCGGTGGAGATTCTGAGCTCATCACCTTCAAGGCAAGAATCGAGGGCTTCAACAGAAGATCGCCAAGTATCTCCTTCCAGGGAAAACACAGAGATGAATGTAACGGCAGATGCATCGCCCGAGCCGACTCTCGAGGACCCAGCAAGTGAAGCCGAATTTTACCGTGATGGCGGTGATGAGCCTGGGGACGACTACGATCTCAGAAAATACTCGCGCACgcacgatgacgacgacgatgtcgAAACGTCGGAAGAGGAGCGAGATGAGAGCGATGACGATCCTGGAGCGCAAATTATGAACCCCGAGGAAGATGATATGGATGTCGATCAAGACGTTGCAAACCAAGTAAGGTATTCTGGTGACGTTTCCGAAGAATACGAGGAAGAAATGTACGAGGAACGGTTCGAGGGTGATGGACAAAGTTATGAAGGGTCTGGAGATGATGCAGAAGGTGAATACTACTCATATGAGGAGGACTACAccgatgacgaagaagaggatgaagaggaagaagcacAAACTCGCCCTCCCGCTGCACCTATTACCCGAGAGCCTGTCTTTATCGACCTGCTGTCGGATtcagaagacgaggatgaacCGGCACCCAAGTCTGTGGCAGAACCAGAACCTAAGGAAGAGCTCGAAGAAGAGGTAAAGCATGAGTCCAAATCAGATTCTAAAGATGAGGCCGGAGTGAGCCCAAAGAATGCAGAGGACACGACGCCCTTGCCAGTGCCTGAGGAAAAGGAGGAAGCTGAAAACCTTCAGGCACACGAGGAGATGGCTGAACAAACCCAGTCTGTCCCCGGACCCGCAGAGCCATCAACGCTGACTACAGACGAGGCGAACGAGGATACTGAAACGAAACACGTCACTGAAGAAGAAACGACTCAAGTAGAGAAATCATCAGTTCCTATGCTTCCTGCTCGGAATAATTCGAGTCCAGACCGCGATGAAGATCATGAGGCCCCCATTATGTTTGAGGAAATCAAGGCTAGAGGCGGTCCATCGCAAATTGAGAAGTCTGCGGAAAACCAAGAGCCTTCTACAGCATCAAATAATATGGAGATGGACGCACCTGCACTCACGGAGGTATCCAATAAACCCGAGGATGTAGCCATTACGGTCACAGAAACTACGAGAATAAATTCACTTGACGAAACAACGCCTACCGTGGTTGAGGAAACCGCCGATGctatggatgttgatgcagCACTCGACGCATCTCTAAAAGACACTATTGAGCAAATAGAAACCGAAAAGGTCGAGGTCATTGAGAATAATGTTACCGTCAACGAAGAGGTACAAACCACGATCACGAATGCACAGGAAGAGACCTCAGCAAGTGTCCAGGTCAAAGCGGTCCAGGAAACATCCCTCATACAACTACAAGAGACCTTGGAAGATATTGCAGAATCATCGATCATTAACTCAACTGAAGGTCTATCCGGCGAGGGTGACGCAGAAGCCGGCAAAACTCAAGAATTCCACGACGCCATGATGCAGGACGCGCCCTCCGAAAATGCTACTGGGaaaccagctatcaacacaATTGTGGTAGAAGATGCGGAAGAACACTCTACCAAGGACGGCCAACTTTCACCCCCAGCAACTCATTTCTCTCAAGTGCAAAACCTGCAAGAAGACACCATCAATGTCGCTGCCCATGACCATGGCCAGCATCTTCTCACTCCGGGCGAAACCCAAGTGAGACAAGTTGACATGTCTGACATACTGCAAACTACCGCATACAATGACGAGACCGACGAAGAGGATGCAAACCCAGAGGATCAAATAATGGCTGAGATACTGCAGCATTCTCCAACCAAACAGGATACCCATCTACCGATAGAGTCTGTCGCCTTTCCTCCTGCTGCCTCACAGACCAAACCATTTACTCAGACTGAGCAGGCTGATGAGACGCATGAAGGGCCTGCTTCGCAATCCGAGCCAGAGCATGTGGCTGCTGTTGCCAAATCCTTACGACCCCAACGCTCTAAACTAAACAGAGCGTCCGGTTACATCGATCAAGAGGACCCTAGTATGGCGCTGATAGCAGCTACGCCTGCGAAAGAATCCGCAAACAGTGGTAGCAAGCACAGTAGCCCAGCCCCAGTCGGGCCAAGCAGCAAGACTCGCAGCAAGACTCGCAGCAAGACTCGCAGCAAGACCCACGATGATCCCAGCATTCAGTTAGCGGGTGCCTTGGAGCAGTCAGAGACAAAGAACAAGCGTAAAAGAAAAGCGGCAGATGACGAAAGCATTACCAGTCTGGACAACAGCCCATCCGGAACTCGACGAGTGCTGCGATCTATGACTGACCATGATGATCTGAGCATATTGCTCGCGAAAGGGTCAAGCCCTCCAGCCCGGCAAACACGACCAGATCTGAAGCGCGAGACACCTGTGCGCGAAACCCGCTCGGTATCACGAAGTTTACGGCTGCAAGAAGAGTCGCCCGATGCATCATTTGCTTCACTAATATCCCCGTCAATCGCGGGTTCCTTCGCGACTGTGCCTGAGGATGGTGAAGAGGACGTCAAGTCTCTGAAACTACGACTAGCTAAAAACTTGAGGACAGACTTTCCCGATTTTCTGCCGCTTAAGAGCCTAAGAGGGAATATTGACAAAATGACGGATGTCCTTGCAGTGGTAACACAGACACCACCGCAACCACACCGACCAAAGCAAGGTCGTCCTCGGGGTTTCATGCtcaccttgaccttgaccgaTCCATCTACAGCACCGACTCAAGTCCGTGTAGCCAATATATTCCGACCCCACCTAACCTCGCTGCCGGAAGTTGAGAGTGGGGACATCATCCTTCTCCGACGGGTCAAGGTGGTGTCAATGACGGGCCGTAACTTCGGTGTCCGGTCAGAAGATTTATCGCCATGGGCCGTGTTCAAGCCGAACGGTGAACAAGCTCTCAGCCAAGTCAAGGGTCCGCCGGTGGAAATTAccccagaagagatcgaacATGCCAAGGGTCTACGGCAATGGTGGAGCCTCCAGGATGACAACGCTATGAACAAGATCCGGAAGGTGACCGAGAGTAAGGAAAATGCCAAATGAGTGGACTTGCAAGGGGGAAAAGGCGTCATGAGCAGGAGAACAGGACAGAGACAGAGGAAAGGCATAAATGCGTAGATTTAATTCACAGCTCCATTGAAGATGCTTGTAGTAGCTGGTGTTTGGGAGTAAAGAAGTCAACGGGTATTGGCATATGGGAATTATGCAGAAACGCAGCAGTATTCATTTATTATGGCTGCAGTCGTACCATAGGTATTCCTGCAATTACTATGTGAAATATCAAAAGCATTATGTTATTCCATTGACAACACACAAGGAAACGAAATGCTGCATGATGGAATACAACTTATGTTACCGAGGATGTTGGACCATGTGCAAGCAGCTGAAGCTCGATGAATGTAATGACTGATGACCGGTATCGGCAGATTATGACTCCTTTGACAGCCTTGGAGGCTTTTACTATTTGTGCACATGTGGTTGCGAATATGGAAAGCTCGTGTAATTGCAAGTCGGACGGCACATCGCAAGGTTAAAGAGTCATAACGTGGCGCCAGGGACAAGGTTTGGCACGAGTACCGAGTCTGAATCTGGGGGAGCGGAGGGACTGATCTCCAGACATGTGGATAGGAGCTAGGACGAACGGCAAGGCCAGGAGGGAGTTCAGGAGGATTTCCCCAGATATTGAAGAATTCGGGTGTCACAATAGAGTAGGTAATAGTGAATGATGGTATGGTAGGTAAGGAATATGGATGGAGTCGACATGGCTAGTACGGAGCCGCACCCTCGGTACCTGTCCGTGGTGGACATGGGTAGTAGTCATAAGCTTAGTACCTTGAGCTTGAGTTACCTAAAAGTAGATATGTATTTGAAAAACACACGCCTCTCTTGTATTATCTGGGGTTTAGAGTGAAACATTGGCTTTTAGGGGGGTGCATTCTAAGATTCATTGTAGATTCTTGGTTGTACGGTCAAAGATGACTTCTTTTGAGAGGACTGATGGTTGTGGAGATGCATGTTTTTGACGACAATTACTGGTAATGGAAATGATTACCTGCAAATGTGTTCCTGAAAGTTAAATACACGTGAGGCGGGGTAGTTAGCTTATTCTCCAAGAGCTCGGGGAGTGTACCTCAAGAAGGCCGGAGGAGCGGAACATGGCGAGCTATAGAGGTCGCCTATGTCAATGTCGAGGAGCTCGAGGTGTATATGGTGAACAGCTGAAGCTACCCCAGTCCAGTTGCACATCAGGCTATGCTGCAGACATATATGATATCTAAGTGACTTGCATGGTAGTGATTATGCGAGGACCGAATATTGTCAAGACATATGTAAATGTTATTCAATGAGATGGCAACCTGGATGGACCGAGGCAAGTCGTACAAGCAACTAAAGACACATGATCATATCTCTTGTTATGCGGCTCTTGATTAGATCGCATTATCTCTTGGATTAATAAGTCAAGGTCAGCAGGGTTTGAAACTCCCAACAGAAAGATTATCTATCGGGTTCCTAAGCCGAGCTGACTCTAGACTCAGACCCAGCCACTTGCTGATCTCGTTGATATCTCGGGTTGCCATGGCTTATACTGAACACGATTGTTGAGCAGAGAATGTATACTACTAAAAGCTTTGCAAATTAAGTCACAGGCTACTGAGAAATGACCTGATTATGTGTTCGGTTAAACTAGCTTCTCCTCGTGGTTTATGAAGTTGAGCTGGCAAATCACCTCGTCATCCACGAACTAGCGGTGCATACACCGCGATACCGACATATACCCTGGAAAAACGCCCTTGTCAGAGCAACAAGACGGTTTTCGGTGTTGCGGAGACTCCTCCGCATTGAGTTCAATATCAAGAGGGTGTTCATACGTGTAAGTACCAAAGTCTACAGGGTAGTATGGGCGACTGTATATTCCGAGATCAGCAGAACATTACGGTATCACGCGAAAACCGAAACTCGTCCGGATGATTTGGAGTGTCATGTTTCGTGGCTTGAGTTCATGATAGCATGTGAGAGTGTTGTCAGCGTATGGTTGAGCTGAGGAGGTGATTAAGTTTCAGTTCAGTTACATAAGTTTTTGTTGACGTTTTACtttggcattggcattgcCGCACCCAATCTAGACAAGGacaagtcaagtcaacaaGGTCGTCCCGACTGATAGACAAAATGCGGGGTGACGGCATGACATCCAATAGGCGGGTTACATTGGGCGATTCAATGTAGGTAGGGGCTGCAAGAAAATtgacctttcttttcttttcttcttgttgaaAAATCCCAGTTACGGTGAGAGAGGGCATTGGTATTTTCCATGGTACAGAGACCATTTGTCTGCTCAACAAAGAagtaagaaagaaagagaaagaaaaaaaaaactgaGTGATTACCAATACATGTCCTCACAGAAAGAACCCCTTGAATCAATTAGCCAAGGGACCAGGGGTGGAACTCAGGtgaaggaagatgaagaagagaaaaatcAAACCAATCCAAGTGGAGTTCACCTTCCTGGAGATTCCGTGGTGAGACGCCAGAGACCTTGAACCTCTAGAGGTTAGGCGTACCCGAGCCCGACCCATGGGGCCTTGCCTGCCTTGTCCCCCTGCTAGTTCTTGCCTCCCCGCTGGGCTCCTTCTTATTCAATAGATACCCCACAGAAACTCTGATAAATGCATGTATTTAGCCCCATGAGCTCCTCCTGCAGCCTGGGGAGAGCTCAGTGGACCACACCATTCGGGAAGCCGGCTTGAGGCCAGGGGTGTTGAGCGATGCAAGAGCGACCCGCGGGAGTAGGGGCCATCTTCCATGGTTTAGTAGGGGCCCACTCGGGCAATGTCGGAATGGCGTTTTTCATTACTTTCTTTCTGATACATGTCGAATTATCGAATTGGAATTGCAAGTCATAGGTTTTGTTTTCGTCTGACCTAGAGAGGCGGAGTGAGCTCAAAAGTACCTACTCTGCTGCATGGTCTGGGGGAACATCACGATAAAACCTAATGTTCTTTTTTGTTGATGTGATTATTCCTCGTTCAACTAAGTGTTGTATCAGAAATCAACAGTTGGAAAGGATGTGTGGGTGAGAGAGAGACAAGCGACAGAGAGATACGGATACGCATGACTTATTGCCCAATTAGAGACACACTATCACCAAAAGTTACTGATGCTAATAAAGCATCAAGGTTGCAGGATATGTACCTGATACGTAATAGCACCTTGCATTGTCTTGTCTGTCTTACACTTGACCTAGCAAAACGAACTGTATCAATGTTGGGGGAAAACGGTGGTACCTCACTCATTCAATAAGCACACACCGTCTGACACTTATACACCGACTCTTAGGGAAATGGAATAACATGATATCAACATTCATGTAAGCAAAAAAGAACATAGTACTGTGAGTAACCTCTAGATATTTTGGTCATGTTCCTGACCGTGGCGGCTGCAGTCTTCCTGACCGTATCTTGGGTACGACCAGCCCAAGCGCAAAGACGATAATGCAGCTCACCGTATCGACGCCATGGGTGAGACGCAACATGATGGAAAATCGATCCAATCTCATCAAAAGCAAATACAACGGTAGCCAAAGTGGAGTCTCTCCAACTAATTTCCGTCCAACCATTTGCTTTTTTTCCAATGTCAAGTTGAACCGCCAATGAACCCAATGCTGTTTTCCCATATGATACGAAACTTACACAGGTTAGGTCACAGTGGACAGCGTCCATCGAAGCTCTTTGTAAAGAGCCCGGACCTAGCAAGGAAGGGACAACATCACCCCGAATCACTGGGGGTTTCTTCACTCGCTTGTATGATATACGATACGATTGACCCCCTTTTCGGCCTTAAAGGGTCGGGCCGTTGGCGGATGATATgattttctttcttatcGGTGCTTCGATTGTtgatatagtattaaataacAAGCAAGCAATAAATCATGAGATTCTGATTTATACAATTATCTGGGATTTTGTTTCCGTTGTTAGTTGTGATATTTGCCGAGCTGCAGATGGTACCTGGCCCCACGAGACTCCGCAGATTTTAGTGCACAAGGAACGAAAACAAAGCGAACAGCATCTCATGCATCTAACTTGACTTGGTATAATGGGTGTCCGTTTTGGATGTAGTTTAAGCGCTGCTGCGATTCTTATTCTCATGGAGTTCGTCAAGCTCCGTCACCGGAGTTGATCAGGTATTTTAGTTGCGGATATCGAATAACAACAACTCTGTTACTACAGTGTAGCAAGATCCAACCTTGTTTGTTTGCTTAGAAAATGCGTAAGGGTCTTTTCTTAACATGTTTAACTGTGGATAGTTACAATATGGGGTTCTTTAGTAATTATGCCATGGACAACTCAGACTTCTCacataaaaaaaaaagatgaaaAGTCAGTCTCAACAACCCCGTTTACATTGACAAAGAAAAACCAATTACGTCTTCACTAATAAAGGGTAGCGTCTGTTTGTGCCCCGTAAGCCGGGCTCAATCTCGACCGGAGGAGCTCCTCGTGAGGGGCCTCCAATGTGGACAGCATCGGGTGCCTGGTGGATCACTCACCGGGGCCGTTTGATGATTGCGAACCGAGACCTTGTTCCGAAGAGCACAACCCAATTCAACCCAACATGAATACCGGGTCGCAACAGATTGGATTGTAAGACAAGAAGAGACAAAAGTCTACGGATAAATGCTGGGATACTTTGATTTGCTTTGACCTCTTTAATCTCCTAAAAGCTTGATCGACTTTCATCCGTTTATCCACTGAGGATTCCCTGTCCAGTCGGCATCAATCCTTTTTCCAGTCTCATGTTTTTCCAGGTCGGTCTTAGAGGATCCTCCCCCGTTAAATCTCATCTCGTCAATCATGTCTGGCGTTACCCTTTCATTGCGATTGCGTGTTCTCTCGAGCCAGGCCAGGGATTATTATTGATTCCTTGAGCTTGACCGAACAAGGGCCATAGCCATAGCCATGGCCACGATCATGATCCACTTTCGACTAGCCCCCGTAGTCGGCGCCATGTCTCTCTTACTGTACCTATGTTTTCCGACCTCGTGAGTTTGCTTCAACGGTGTTTTCTCAGTCTCTTGTGACTGTGGACGGCAGTCGTCGGCATCAATACCGACGGTAATGAAGATTCTATGCAAAGATGCGTCCGATGATAGGCATTGGTTTATAGTGTAATAGATAGAGTGACTCGATTCAATTCATCTAGGGCTGCATATAATTAGATCATTGGTTTAAAGAGCAGTTACAAATGAATGCTACAACCAACTTGCCTGATTTGACCTCACAtcacctcacctcacctcGACTACCAATCCTGTCAAAGCAGCAATTGGCTTCTGCCAgcaacttcatcatcaatctcGGACAATTCGCCCCTCAGCGCTGTTTGATAACTCGACAACGTGTGAGGCGACCCCCACCATCACCCGATTCAGGTCATCGTCAAGCCATTTACACGCATTTACACCGATATCACTGATTGAGCCTCACCGCGGTAAGGTAAGCCAGCCTATGCCTTGTCACAACCTGATACACGGGCAATTGGCTTACTGAACCAATTCGCCGAGTTGTGGCATTGCATTGACCATTTTTTCGACCAAACAATGCAAAGTGGTCATATTGCTGATCAATTTCAACAGGACATTGTGAAGAAACAGCCGTGTATTTGCCTGCCCCATTTATCAGTTCGCGCATAAAGGCTCTCCACACGAGAATCTGCAGAGACGAACAATTCTGTCGATTGATACATAGATACTGAAGTGACTCATACCAAGGTAAGAAAAAGAGGGAGAACAAGGATTGAATAATCTTTTCAGGTCAGACATATCCGGAACTCTTTTCTAATACCGAAACAGCTGCCAAGCTCACCCCAGCATTTGGCGAGTTTTAGAGTCCTGCCTCTTGAGGAAAGAAGACAGAAGCCCAATCTGCAGCTTCCCTTCCGTAACCagggtctggtc is part of the Fusarium poae strain DAOMC 252244 chromosome 4, whole genome shotgun sequence genome and encodes:
- a CDS encoding hypothetical protein (BUSCO:12971at5125), with the protein product MNDSQPPTSLLDKGESIPISGLSPDAPNQENRVVHGTITIVWPFSIITKSIAFLLAEHDVRLRRENGQVRVRFHGAAAKAISDASLGAGDEIRVSLKGAQWENNETQTQVAGSTLAWQLEFTNRLVIGIRQLNMEQETLLNIDAPAAEPETATDGQAERTDPIDTIPEEPATPDPPCPEPILPAKRSATSNLDPFEYTSPAFLKRARVSYGSLFEGGLDIFDEDISQATRSKKRSRFSMPGNTWRYTSQSPSPEPDVPEEEEEEEPQVNGNPQPNGDIDDTHLDTPSRPAMVDQGSQTADVDFTPMASVQVLAESRPTFGFTQMTPTPFARTKPFGADNPVIDEALNFGGDSTTSHSMPPVSQQNSLSQQPNTMDTNMAFSFTPQTVLFPQAPAFFSGQDDVPDSPSRVTGVEDYPAALLDTDPTSSNPVDALMGFAAHGSQPVATHQNPFSTEPALDPAFVTAAPSQNPWADEELPGSHSANASSDAENPVEILSSSPSRQESRASTEDRQVSPSRENTEMNVTADASPEPTLEDPASEAEFYRDGGDEPGDDYDLRKYSRTHDDDDDVETSEEERDESDDDPGAQIMNPEEDDMDVDQDVANQVRYSGDVSEEYEEEMYEERFEGDGQSYEGSGDDAEGEYYSYEEDYTDDEEEDEEEEAQTRPPAAPITREPVFIDLLSDSEDEDEPAPKSVAEPEPKEELEEEVKHESKSDSKDEAGVSPKNAEDTTPLPVPEEKEEAENLQAHEEMAEQTQSVPGPAEPSTLTTDEANEDTETKHVTEEETTQVEKSSVPMLPARNNSSPDRDEDHEAPIMFEEIKARGGPSQIEKSAENQEPSTASNNMEMDAPALTEVSNKPEDVAITVTETTRINSLDETTPTVVEETADAMDVDAALDASLKDTIEQIETEKVEVIENNVTVNEEVQTTITNAQEETSASVQVKAVQETSLIQLQETLEDIAESSIINSTEGLSGEGDAEAGKTQEFHDAMMQDAPSENATGKPAINTIVVEDAEEHSTKDGQLSPPATHFSQVQNLQEDTINVAAHDHGQHLLTPGETQVRQVDMSDILQTTAYNDETDEEDANPEDQIMAEILQHSPTKQDTHLPIESVAFPPAASQTKPFTQTEQADETHEGPASQSEPEHVAAVAKSLRPQRSKLNRASGYIDQEDPSMALIAATPAKESANSGSKHSSPAPVGPSSKTRSKTRSKTRSKTHDDPSIQLAGALEQSETKNKRKRKAADDESITSLDNSPSGTRRVLRSMTDHDDLSILLAKGSSPPARQTRPDLKRETPVRETRSVSRSLRLQEESPDASFASLISPSIAGSFATVPEDGEEDVKSLKLRLAKNLRTDFPDFLPLKSLRGNIDKMTDVLAVVTQTPPQPHRPKQGRPRGFMLTLTLTDPSTAPTQVRVANIFRPHLTSLPEVESGDIILLRRVKVVSMTGRNFGVRSEDLSPWAVFKPNGEQALSQVKGPPVEITPEEIEHAKGLRQWWSLQDDNAMNKIRKVTESKENAK